A genomic region of Planctomycetota bacterium contains the following coding sequences:
- a CDS encoding efflux transporter outer membrane subunit codes for MPLLAIAAMTLVGCRVGPGYEPPELPVPQSFTGVTGDPRATSRPSDLSEWWTRFNDERLTRLVERAIIASPDVEEAVARVMEARALRAAENGARLPQIEANAFYSRDRISENLDGFPAGGGGGGGGGGGGFAFQPETDLWQIDGGLSWEIDLFGRLSRRVEAADRTLEAELFDLVDVRVTLAAEVAVAYVDTLELSNRLDIAQQNVDLQQRSLDLAQARFEAGLTTELDVAQAVANLQQTKATVPALRASAQAARNRLSRLSGEVPGYAEFVIDDSAALPVPDDDLAVGVPADLLRRRPDIRRAERELASAVASVGAAEGDLYPRLSLVGTFGFAAGDIDNVFNWDSRTFGVGPAINWPIFQGGTLRALVGAADARVNEARAEHRRTLLLALAEVADALTNLAQDRERELTLTDSVTAARRAVELAEAQYTDGLVEFDRVLDAQSLLFSAEDALATAEANVVRDYMILYRTLGGGWRPQERVDDTP; via the coding sequence ATGCCTCTTCTCGCCATCGCCGCGATGACGCTCGTCGGCTGCCGCGTCGGTCCCGGCTACGAGCCCCCGGAGTTGCCGGTGCCACAGTCGTTCACTGGCGTGACAGGCGACCCGCGTGCAACGAGCCGTCCCTCGGACCTGTCCGAATGGTGGACACGGTTCAACGACGAGCGTCTGACACGTCTCGTCGAGCGCGCGATCATCGCGAGTCCTGACGTCGAAGAGGCGGTGGCGCGCGTCATGGAAGCCCGTGCGCTCCGCGCCGCAGAGAACGGGGCACGCCTGCCGCAGATCGAAGCGAACGCGTTCTATTCGCGTGATCGCATCAGCGAAAACCTCGACGGCTTCCCGGCAGGTGGTGGAGGCGGGGGCGGCGGTGGAGGTGGTGGGTTCGCGTTTCAACCCGAGACCGACCTCTGGCAGATCGACGGTGGACTCTCATGGGAGATCGACCTCTTCGGCCGGCTGTCGCGTCGCGTCGAGGCCGCCGATCGCACGCTGGAGGCGGAGCTGTTCGACCTGGTCGACGTTCGCGTCACGCTCGCCGCCGAGGTGGCCGTCGCGTACGTCGACACGCTGGAACTGAGCAACCGACTCGACATCGCCCAGCAGAACGTCGACCTCCAGCAGCGATCGCTCGACCTTGCCCAGGCCAGGTTCGAGGCCGGGCTTACGACCGAGCTCGATGTCGCCCAGGCCGTCGCCAACCTGCAGCAGACCAAGGCCACCGTTCCGGCACTTCGAGCCTCAGCCCAGGCCGCCCGGAATCGCCTCTCGCGTCTCTCTGGCGAGGTCCCCGGCTACGCGGAGTTCGTGATCGACGACTCGGCCGCGCTGCCTGTCCCCGACGACGATCTCGCCGTCGGCGTGCCAGCCGACCTCCTGCGACGTCGTCCCGACATCCGGCGCGCCGAGCGCGAACTTGCCTCGGCAGTTGCGTCCGTCGGTGCGGCGGAAGGCGACCTCTATCCACGGTTGAGTCTCGTCGGCACGTTCGGCTTCGCAGCTGGGGACATCGACAACGTGTTCAACTGGGACAGCCGCACGTTCGGCGTCGGCCCGGCGATCAACTGGCCGATCTTCCAGGGCGGGACACTGCGAGCGCTCGTCGGCGCGGCCGACGCCCGTGTGAACGAGGCACGCGCCGAGCATCGACGCACGCTGCTCCTGGCTCTGGCCGAAGTGGCTGACGCGTTGACGAACCTCGCGCAGGACCGCGAGCGCGAGTTGACACTCACCGACAGCGTCACCGCCGCCCGCCGCGCGGTGGAGTTAGCGGAAGCCCAGTACACGGACGGCCTTGTCGAGTTCGACCGCGTGCTCGACGCTCAGTCGCTGCTCTTCAGCGCCGAAGACGCGCTTGCGACCGCCGAGGCGAACGTCGTCCGCGACTACATGATTCTCTACCGCACCCTCGGCGGCGGCTGGCGTCCGCAGGAACGCGTAGACGACACGCCATAG